The Spodoptera frugiperda isolate SF20-4 unplaced genomic scaffold, AGI-APGP_CSIRO_Sfru_2.0 tig00001192_1, whole genome shotgun sequence genome contains a region encoding:
- the LOC118264249 gene encoding uncharacterized protein LOC118264249 isoform X2, with product MDVDEALVVMYYYLRRKRRKTAKERKYWVHPILRERFSLGTFQNLITELRSDEIKFFNYFRMSITTFNHLLAQISVSINYQNTRFRDCICTEERLAIFLRYCASGCSFKELHYSYRVGVSTISKICKEISSTIWDVLRDEFMQIPDNERKWLEIAKSFDMKANFPHCLGAVDAVVDSEYRFIFMSVGSYGKECDSSIFKESTIWKKLNDGSLNIPKPRPLHATLQNDMPYVLVGDEAFPLSTNLLRPFGGTHLDHMKKIFNYRLSRARRYVECAFGILANKWRIFHRPLDVHPDTAIEIVKACTVLHNFVREKDGLNFEDIHYAAENPMQEQVQLQNCNPRGGPIANDIRSEFANYFVSTIGSVPWQPEAHG from the exons ATGGACGTCGACGAAGCTCTTGTTGtgatgtattattatttgagaAGAAAACGAAGAAAGACAGCCAAGGAAAGAAAATATTGGGTGCACCCAATCCTGAGAGAAAGATTTAGTTTGGGAACATTTCAGAATTTAATAACAGAATTGAGGAGTGACGAAATtaagtttttcaattattttagaaTGTCGATAACTACATTCAACCATCTATTGGCTCAAATATCAGTGAGCATAAACTACCAAAATACGAGATTTAGAGACTGCATTTGTACTGAAGAAAGGTTGGCGATATTTTTaag aTATTGCGCATCGGGTTGTTCCTTCAAAGAATTGCACTATAGTTACAGAGTTGGTGTGTCAACTATTAGTAAAATCTGCAAAGAAATTAGTTCCACTATCTGGGATGTATTAAGAGACGAGTTCATGCAAATTCCTGATAATGAGCGTAAATGGTTGGAAATTGCAAAAAGTTTTGATATGAAAGCCAACTTTCCGCACTGTCTTGGAGCAGTTGATG CCGTTGTTGATTCAgaatatcgttttatttttatgagtgtTGGCTCGTATGGAAAAGAATGCGATTCTTCAATATTCAAGGAGTCAACTATATGGAAGAAACTGAATGATGGTAGTTTAAATATACCAAAACCAAGGCCTCTACATGCAACACTTCAAAATGATATGCCTTATGTTCTCGTGGGCGATGAGGCTTTCCCTCTGTCAACAAATTTGTTAAGACCTTTTGGAGGCACTCATTTAGAccacatgaaaaaaatatttaactatcgTTTAAGTCGGGCAAGAAGGTACGTTGAATGCGCATTCGGTATTTTAGCCAATAAATGGAGAATATTTCATCGGCCACTGGATGTCCACCCAGACACGGCTATCGAAATTGTAAAAGCGTGTACAGTATTACACAATTTTGTAAGAGAAAAGGACGGTCTGAACTTTGAAGATATTCATTATGCGGCAGAAAATCCGATGCAAGAACAAGTACAACTGCAAAACTGTAATCCACGTGGTGGTCCTATTGCAAATGATATACGGTCTGAATTTGCAAACTACTTCGTTTCAACAATAGGCTCGGTGCCTTGGCAACCAGAAGCGCAtggttaa
- the LOC118277961 gene encoding zinc finger BED domain-containing protein 4-like — MIALDNEPFSIVEKVGFKRLLEQALPRYELPSRTYISQKIVPDIYNRIHDKIKTNISKAIAVSVTSDIWTCLHNSSSFLSFTAHWLSPEFQLQHGVLAMKPFSGSHTGENIAKELNAIAARWDIDRNKIHLLIHDSGANMVKGVRVAEYDSARCFIHSLQRVVIEAMKVQAEVLDVIATGRRLVTHFNHSSLAQEKLLAIQKELHLPQHQLVQDINTRWNSTYYMAERLLEQKRAISLYVAEHDTLTNLTIQQWGLMEQCINLLKPFEEITKITSSGLSCISEAIPHISALKKYLDKNETAQRTPDLARMRASLKAELESRFKSLGDNPNYLIATFLDPRFKSDYLGVLETEKARQKIMIEYIKNSCEESSSDGERSSPSSTPAKRMKEDETGSKVTREAHDTFWNCFDEVAKDNSSEGHDQEKQNPIANEIDFFLKTSRIDRNHDPYIWWSVNQNQYPQLSRFARIYLSAPGSSVYSERLFSEAGLVYEAKRSRLLPTNAENLVFIHHNLPLVNFEY, encoded by the coding sequence aTGATTGCTCTAGATAACGAGCCGTTCAGTATCGTAGAAAAGGTTGGGTTTAAAAGGCTTCTAGAACAAGCGCTACCTCGTTATGAATTACCAAGTCGCACTTATATTTCTCAAAAAATTGTGCCCGATATCTACAATAGAATTCacgacaaaattaaaacaaacatttcaaaagCTATTGCAGTTTCTGTTACTTCTGACATTTGGACCTGCCTGCACAATAGTTCCAGCTTCTTGAGTTTCACAGCCCATTGGTTGTCTCCGGAATTTCAACTGCAACACGGCGTTCTTGCTATGAAACCGTTTTCAGGATCACACACTGGAGAAAATATAGCAAAGGAACTGAACGCTATTGCTGCTCGCTGGGATattgatagaaataaaattcatttactAATCCATGATAGTGGCGCTAATATGGTAAAAGGAGTTCGAGTTGCAGAGTATGATTCTGCTAGATGTTTCATACATTCACTTCAGCGAGTTGTTATTGAGGCAATGAAGGTCCAAGCTGAAGTATTAGACGTGATTGCTACTGGAAGACGTCTAGTAACTCATTTCAATCATTCAAGTTTAGCACAAGAAAAATTGCTTGCAATTCAAAAGGAGTTACATTTACCGCAGCATCAGTTAGTGCAGGACATCAACACGAGGTGGAACTCTACCTACTACATGGCAGAACGCTTGTTGGAACAAAAAAGGGCTATCTCTCTTTATGTCGCTGAACATGACACACTCACTAATTTGACGATACAACAATGGGGCCTAATGGAGCAGTgcataaatcttttaaaaccaTTTGAAGAAATAACGAAAATTACAAGTTCTGGCCTTTCCTGTATATCCGAGGCGATTCCGCATATTTctgcattaaaaaagtatttagacAAAAATGAGACTGCACAAAGAACACCAGACTTAGCTCGTATGAGAGCTTCTTTGAAAGCTGAATTGGAAAGTCGTTTTAAATCCTTAGGAGATAATCCAAACTACCTAATTGCTACCTTTTTAGACCCAAGGTTCAAGTCAGATTATTTAGGAGTTCTTGAAACTGAAAAAGCCCGACAGAAAATCATGATAGAGTATATAAAAAACTCTTGCGAGGAATCTTCTTCTGACGGTGAAAGATCATCGCCATCTTCAACACCTGCTAAACGAATGAAAGAAGATGAAACTGGATCCAAGGTCACACGTGAAGCTCATGACACTTTTTGGAACTGTTTCGATGAAGTGGCAAAGGATAATAGTAGTGAAGGCCACGatcaagaaaaacaaaatccaaTTGCTAACGAGattgacttttttttaaagacatctCGAATCGATCGCAATCACGACCCATACATTTGGTGGTCAGTTAATCAAAATCAGTACCCGCAGTTGTCAAGATTTGCTAGAATTTATCTTTCAGCACCTGGCAGTAGCGTTTACAGCGAAAGGCTATTTTCAGAAGCTGGTCTGGTATACGAAGCCAAGCGAAGTCGCCTCTTACCAACAAACGCGGAAAATTTGGTATTTATTCATCACAATTTGCCACTTGTTAATTTTGAGTATTAa
- the LOC118264676 gene encoding WD repeat-containing protein 3 — translation MGLTKQYLRYAPSGTFNVIASADCNSSHVSLNGVSGRYIAVGACEHVVIWDMRLGEKAQVLPGDNVVVSQIAASPSGNHVAVGYVDGNINIYELINNEIVCVFAGHKSAITCLQYDEQGHRLVSGAKDTEVILWDVVAETGKARFSGHKGAITSVLFVNSKNCVISTSKDTFTKFWDIETKHCFKTLGGHQMEIWSAVLLKEERYLVTGSMDQELRVWKLNWTADVKDEEKLSRQLEIVKLEENDTIEDSSVLQCHQVGTLVRGGRGRVVGLSTDPGQSVLACHGTDALLELFSFCSDDEAKLRMDKRVKKQRKKLAKLKEAGELETESTDVPELLTLSDEVRRLSSIKLDAKLKSTTLLLGTTGELRVGVTLANNTVELHSLKITEGNQVQCLKQITQPGHQKDPRCVAISSDNLAVISASADSVKLWSRSTQACLRTIPVPCGRPCSICFAPGDRHALVGCADGSLLLIDVGAGKVLEQVPAHTAECSTVGLTPDMRGCYSGGGDKTVKLWQFELIPDPTGESKAKVLSLLHTRTLELEESVCAVKISPNNKFIAVALLDSTVKIFFLDTFKFYLSLYGHKLPVLCLDISYDSNIIATGSADRNVKIWGMDFGDCHKSIFAHNDSVTSLQFVPSTHYFFTASKDGKVKQWDADTYDNIITLNGHAGECWGVCVGSGGLHAASCGADRALRLYARTDEPLVLGDTDEQDEGLATGEQHAPVPGLPGLNMPTKKTIGAEKAADSIMECLSVGAEYKRELAEARGQYVQPPLLMAAYNCTTPEHFFVETLKRIRSSDLEEALLLIPFSVSCDIIKMLPKLLDRGDHTELFCRLAVFLLKIHHAPIVANQALLKHMIQIQAKANMRLNELRDMVGYNVHALQWLRREAEAADNEQLFREAFTENRKRDKRRRARQAVKRPIVTVT, via the exons ATGGGTCTTACAAAGCAGTATTTACGTTACGCACCAAGTGGAACCTTTAATGTGATAGCTAGCGCTGATTGTAATAGCTCGCATGTGTCATTAAATGGTGTAAGTGGACGATACATTGCTGTTGGAGCATGTGAACATGTTGTGATTTGGGATATGAGGCTGGGCGAGAAG GCTCAAGTTCTTCCCGGAGACAACGTCGTAGTGTCACAAATAGCAGCTAGTCCTAGTGGTAACCACGTAGCAGTGGGCTATGTAgatggaaatataaatatatatgaaCTTATCAACAATGAAATTGTGTGTGTATTTGCTGGTCACAAGTCTGCTATCACATGTTTGCAGTATGATGAACAAGGACACCGCTTGGTGTCCGGTGCTAAG GATACAGAGGTGATCTTGTGGGATGTTGTGGCAGAAACTGGTAAGGCTCGCTTTAGTGGCCATAAGGGAGCTATTACCAGTGTACTGTTTGTAAATAGCAAGAACTGTGTCATCAGCACATCTAAGGATACATTCACAAAATTTTGGGACATTGAAACAAAACACTGTTTCAAAACTTTAGGAGGACATCAAATGGAA ATATGGTCTGCAGTACTTTTAAAAGAAGAAAGGTATTTAGTGACTGGCAGTATGGATCAGGAATTGAGGGTGTGGAAACTTAACTGGACAGCTGATGTCAAAGATGAAGAAAAGCTATCAAGACAACTTGAAATCGTAAAATTAGAAGAAAATGACACTATTGAAGATTCATCG GTATTACAGTGTCACCAAGTAGGCACTCTTGTGAGAGGAGGGCGAGGCCGCGTGGTCGGCCTCTCTACCGACCCTGGGCAGAGTGTACTAGCGTGTCATGGTACTGATGCACTGCTCGAACTGTTCTCCTTCTGCTCTGATGATGAAGCTAAGCTCAGAATGGATAAACGAGTTAAGaagcaaagaaaaaaattagc GAAATTAAAAGAAGCTGGCGAATTAGAAACTGAATCTACAGATGTACCGGAGCTGCTCACATTGTCTGATGAAGTGAGACGTTTGTCAAGCATCAAGTTGGACGCTAAACTCAAGTCTACCACCCTCCTACTAGGCACTACCGGGGAACTCCGAGTTGGAGTCACTCTGGCCAACAATACTGTGGAATTACATAGCTTAAAGATTACTGAAGGAAATCAAG TACAATGTCTGAAACAGATTACTCAGCCTGGCCATCAGAAGGACCCGCGGTGCGTGGCTATTAGTTCAGATAATCTGGCGGTAATCTCAGCCTCTGCAGATTCTGTAAAACTTTGGAGTAG ATCAACACAAGCCTGTCTCCGTACAATCCCAGTGCCGTGCGGTCGTCCGTGCAGTATATGTTTCGCGCCCGGCGACAGACACGCGCTGGTGGGGTGCGCCGATGGTTCCTTGCTCCTGATCGACGTGGGCGCCGGGAAGGTTCTGGAACAAGTGCCCGCGCATACTGCTGAGTGCTCAACTGTTGGACTTACTCCTGATATG CGAGGTTGCTATTCTGGCGGCGGCGACAAGACGGTCAAACTCTGGCAGTTTGAACTTATACCCGATCCAACGGGAGAATCAAAAGCAAAG gtGCTGTCCCTCTTACACACAAGGACCTTGGAGCTAGAGGAGTCGGTGTGCGCAGTGAAAATAAGCCCAAACAACAAATTCATTGCAGTAGCGTTGTTAGACTCTACCGTCAAAATCTTCTTCCTAGATACTTTTAAG TTTTACCTATCTCTATATGGACACAAGCTACCAGTTTTGTGTCTGGACATCAGCTACGATTCCAACATCATAGCAACTGGCTCCGCCGACAGAAACGTCAAGATTTGGGGCATGGACTTTGGAGACTGCCACAAGTCCATCTTTGCACATAACGACTCCGTGACTTCATTACAATTCGTACCTTCAACACATTACTTCTTTACCGCATCGAAAGATGGGAAAGTAAAGCAGTGGGACGCTGATACGTACGATAACATTATTACCTTAAAT GGCCACGCGGGCGAGTGTTGGGGCGTGTGCGTGGGGTCGGGCGGGCTGCACGCGGCGTCGTGCGGCGCCGACCGCGCGCTGCGCCTGTACGCAAGGACCGACGAGCCGCTCGTGCTCGGCGACACCGACGAGCAGGACGAGGGACTCGCCACTGGAGAACAACAC GCGCCAGTACCCGGTCTACCAGGTCTCAACATGCCAACCAAGAAAACTATTGGAGCTGAGAAAGCG GCGGACTCAATAATGGAGTGCCTGTCAGTGGGTGCGGAATACAAGCGCGAGCTAGCAGAGGCGCGCGGCCAATACGTGCAGCCCCCTCTACTCATGGCCGCCTACAACTGCACCACTCCCGAACACTTCTTCGTCGAAACACTCAAGAGGATACGGTCTAG TGATTTGGAAGAAGCTCTCCTGTTAATTCCGTTCAGCGTATCATGCGATATAATAAAGATGTTACCGAAGCTCCTGGACCGCGGCGACCACACGGAGTTGTTCTGTCGCCTCGCTGTGTTCCTGCTGAAGATCCACCACGCTCCCATCGTGGCCAACCAGGCGCTACTCAAGCATATGATACAAATACAAGCCAAAGCCAACATGCGGCTCAACGAGTTACGA GACATGGTGGGCTACAACGTGCACGCGCTGCAGTGGTTGCGGCGCGAGGCCGAGGCGGCCGACAACGAGCAACTGTTCCGCGAGGCATTCACTGAGAACCGCAAGCGAGACAAGCGGAGACGGGCGCGACAGGCAGTCAAAAGACCCATCGTTACTGTTACCTAG
- the LOC126912996 gene encoding uncharacterized protein LOC126912996 → MFEVLNITAAKLEEIIKPLSDTDYEDDLKHKYAEIGSPDSTEEMKNLESRQAAVTLLQIKNYDPSKYAVKQEEEPHIMFNSVQSLPPSDRAREVMHCNSVIDIINKAVAVARETDESQKYPSKYTGGAAEYQHEYPDEQYAYSASQHVASPTSNDDHDNKEMDLSLYSSVKNEPNEQTDQQDREHTNTYFHGALAHKTNFVDEYKQHIFGRNKIKTSKENSSVYEDCSRSSSGSDPDRLQMDISQMSQDDPEETQSARSTQSSPQPAMEHEQDKESLWQALHRQNGRSGEATQLLRRLINSKQLGMTVSPLRTPASPLSSTLQQPINGSVSPNGEWTSSGRGSSVAGTARRKQSFPARAQPIMAVDPPATNAQWPQTASENQEPPEGSSTPGGAGSGRSGPRVELSCSNCGTHTTTIWRRDARGEMVCNACGLYFKLHGVPRPTAMRRDTIHTRRRRPRHDGKHTKSKSRRSGGGAGGAACEAGEGAGSGGEGAEEAVLQALRRQLQPHLLAALHARTARPSHHHEQVGISAPEYDEAPLNLVASHVAAAEETH, encoded by the exons ATGTTT gaAGTCCTGAACATAACGGCGGCAAAATTAGAAGAAATAATCAAGCCACTGAGCGACACCGATTACGAGGAcgatttaaaacacaaatatgcAGAGATCGGCTCTCCGGACTCGACTGAGGAGATGAAGAATTTGGAGAGCCGGCAAGCGGCGGTCACattactacaaataaaaaattacgacCCAAGTAAATATGCGGTCAAACAAGAAGAGGAGCCTCATATAATGTTCAACAGCGTACAGAGTTTACCGCCCTCTGACAGAGCGAGAGAGGTGATGCACTGCAACTCCGTCATAGATATCATAAACAAGGCTGTGGCGGTGGCTCGGGAAACCGACGAGTCTCAGAAGTACCCATCGAAGTACACGGGCGGCGCGGCCGAGTACCAGCACGAGTACCCGGACGAGCAGTACGCGTACAGCGCGTCGCAGCACGTCGCCAGCCCCACCAGCAACGACGACCATGACAACAAAGAGATGGACCTCTCCCTATACAGTTCTGTCAAAAACGAGCCCAACGAACAGACTGACCAGCAGGACAGAGAACACACGAACACTTACTTCCACGGCGCCCTGGCACACAAAACAAACTTCGTTGATGAGTACAAGCAACATATCTTCGgtcgaaacaaaattaaaacatctaAAGAAAATTCGTCGGTATATGAAGATTGCAGTCGGAGCAGTAGTGGGTCAGACCCAGACAGGCTTCAGATGGACATTTCTCAGATGTCGCAG GACGACCCTGAGGAGACGCAATCAGCCCGATCGACCCAGTCTTCGCCGCAACCCGCTATGGAACACGAACAAGATAAGGAATCCCTCTGGCAGGCCCTACATAGACAAAACG GACGTAGCGGAGAAGCGACACAGTTACTGCGGCGGCTAATCAACAGCAAGCAGCTTGGCATGACAGTATCCCCACTGAGGACGCCGGCCTCACCACTATCCTCCACTCTACAGCAACCCATCAATGGCTCCGTCTCACCG AATGGCGAATGGACAAGTTCAGGTCGCGGGTCGAGTGTGGCAGGCACTGCGCGAAGAAAACAGAGTTTCCCGGCACGAGCACAACCTATTATGGCCGTGGACCCGCCCGCCACGAACGCGCAATGGCCACAAACTGCATCTGAAAAC CAGGAACCACCAGAAGGGTCATCGACTCCTGGAGGAGCGGGCTCGGGTCGGTCGGGGCCGCGCGTGGAGTTGTCGTGCAGCAACTGCGGCACGCACACGACgacaatatggcggcgcgacgCGCGCGGCGAGATGGTGTGCAACGCGTGCGGCCTGTACTTCAAGCTGCACGGCGTGCCGCGCCCCACCGCCATGCGCCGCGACACCATCCacacgcgccgccgccgcccccggCACGACGGCAAGCACACCAAGAGCA AATCCCGTCGCAGCGGCGGCggtgcgggcggcgcggcgtgcgAGGCGGGCGAGGGCGCGGGCAGCGGCGGCGAGGGCGCGGAGGAGGCCGTGCTGCAGGCGCTGCGCCGCCAGCTGCAGCCGCATCTACTGGCCGCGCTGCACGCGCGCACCGCCAGGCCCTCGCACCATCACGAACAG GTGGGTATAAGCGCCCCCGAGTACGACGAGGCGCCCCTGAACCTGGTGGCCAGCCACGTCGCCGCCGCCGAAGAGACTCACTGA
- the LOC118264239 gene encoding chondroadherin-like, with protein MYFQALCKVLMILCVLVSSSRALEADAENVPCDITIQDSSNLTLNCSRRNIDEIPEKWPETLNNVDKDGHVLITFFNNTISNVSQIPAVPGKRVAISFKSNEIVDIEDDAFSNIERLVYLDLSNNYISGEVLRSEIFQGRYIDGIYGSIALETLNLGHNDIHSLDRYLFQYTPNLTRLYLNNNPIEILDHVTLLALSSAVNLQVLDLAKTDINSIPLDAFKGLTKLQQIDLSDNGFVTVPESLSLVGSSLKYLTFNNNPINQLNDDSFVGLTNLIELEVGENDYLEEVKSSTFSPLKNLRVLHLCHNRNLRYISHKAFLGLKDKWTLKEVYLDNNYLSELSPDLMPWNKLEILGMTGNNWLCNCELANIVTDQGAGAKFQIGEIPFCAAPMRLSGAYITNITLPYCPTLNSEPKNTRGFSLSNLKPKHILYSILAVALIACLGMLLGLLVNAVKSFYNKKIK; from the exons ATGTACTTCCAAGCGCTATGCAAA GTGTTAATGATATTATGCGTCCTAGTTTCGTCGAGCCGCGCACTAGAGGCCGACGCGGAAAACGTTCCATGTGATATTACTATACAAGACTCTTCCAATCTCACACTAAACTGTTCGCGCCGCAACATTGATGAGATTCCAGAAAAATGGCCAGAAACATTGAACAACGTAGACAAAG ATGGGCATGTGTTGATAACGTTTTTCAACAATACAATTTCGAACGTGTCGCAAATACCAGCGGTGCCCGGCAAGAGGGTCGCGATCAGCTTCAAGTCGAACGAGATCGTTGACATCGAAGACGATGCATTCAGCAACATCGAGAGACTGGTATACCTCGATCTCAGCAACAATTATATCTCtg gcGAAGTGCTAAGGAGTGAGATATTTCAAGGGAGATACATCGACGGCATATACGGCAGCATCGCATTGGAGACGCTGAACTTAGGTCACAACGACATCCACTCCCTGGACCGGTACTTGTTCCAGTACACACCGAACTTAACACGGCTCTACCTCAACAATAACCCTATTGAGATCCTCGACCACGTTACACTTCTTGCATTATCCAGTGCTGTCAATTTACAG gtattgGATTTGGCTAAAACCGACATCAACAGCATACCCCTAGACGCGTTTAAAGGGTTAACGAAGCTGCAGCAAATCGATTTGTCGGACAACGGGTTCGTGACCGTGCCGGAGAGTCTGAGCCTCGTCGGGAGCTCCCTCAAGTACCTCACCTTCAACAACAATCCCATCAACCAGCTCAATGACGACAGCTTCGTAG GCTTAACGAACTTAATTGAATTAGAAGTCGGTGAAAACGATTATTTGGAAGAAGTGAAAAGCAGCACGTTCTCCCCACTCAAAAATTTGAGGGTTCTTCACCTCTGTCACAACCGAAACCTGCGATATATCAGCCATAAAGCGTTCCTCGGATTGAAAGACAAATGGACCTTGAAAGAA GTGTACCTGGATAACAACTACCTCAGTGAGTTGTCTCCAGACTTGATGCCATGGAATAAATTGGAGATATTAGGGATGACTGGCAACAATTGGCTTTGTAACTGTGAACTGGCCAACATTGTTACCGATCAGGGAGCTGGTGCTAAATTCCAGATTGGAGAGATCCCTTT CTGTGCTGCCCCTATGAGGCTCAGTGGAGCATACATAACAAACATCACCCTTCCCTACTGCCCTACTTTGAACTCAGAACCTAAGAACACCAGGGGATTCAGTTTGTCTAACCTTAAACCAAAACACATCTTATACAGCATCCTAGCAGTAGCATTGATAGCCTGTCTAGGTATGTTACTAGGCCTACTTGTCAATGCAGTCAAATCTTTCTACAACAAAAAGATCAAG
- the LOC118264249 gene encoding uncharacterized protein LOC118264249 isoform X1 — protein MDVDEALVVMYYYLRRKRRKTAKERKYWVHPILRERFSLGTFQNLITELRSDEIKFFNYFRMSITTFNHLLAQISVSINYQNTRFRDCICTEERLAIFLRYCASGCSFKELHYSYRVGVSTISKICKEISSTIWDVLRDEFMQIPDNERKWLEIAKSFDMKANFPHCLGAVDGKHIRVVKPNNTGSMYFNYKDYFSFVLLAVVDSEYRFIFMSVGSYGKECDSSIFKESTIWKKLNDGSLNIPKPRPLHATLQNDMPYVLVGDEAFPLSTNLLRPFGGTHLDHMKKIFNYRLSRARRYVECAFGILANKWRIFHRPLDVHPDTAIEIVKACTVLHNFVREKDGLNFEDIHYAAENPMQEQVQLQNCNPRGGPIANDIRSEFANYFVSTIGSVPWQPEAHG, from the exons ATGGACGTCGACGAAGCTCTTGTTGtgatgtattattatttgagaAGAAAACGAAGAAAGACAGCCAAGGAAAGAAAATATTGGGTGCACCCAATCCTGAGAGAAAGATTTAGTTTGGGAACATTTCAGAATTTAATAACAGAATTGAGGAGTGACGAAATtaagtttttcaattattttagaaTGTCGATAACTACATTCAACCATCTATTGGCTCAAATATCAGTGAGCATAAACTACCAAAATACGAGATTTAGAGACTGCATTTGTACTGAAGAAAGGTTGGCGATATTTTTaag aTATTGCGCATCGGGTTGTTCCTTCAAAGAATTGCACTATAGTTACAGAGTTGGTGTGTCAACTATTAGTAAAATCTGCAAAGAAATTAGTTCCACTATCTGGGATGTATTAAGAGACGAGTTCATGCAAATTCCTGATAATGAGCGTAAATGGTTGGAAATTGCAAAAAGTTTTGATATGAAAGCCAACTTTCCGCACTGTCTTGGAGCAGTTGATGGTAAGCACATAAGAGTGGTGAAACCAAACAATACTGGCTCgatgtattttaattacaaagattatttttcatttgttttactaGCCGTTGTTGATTCAgaatatcgttttatttttatgagtgtTGGCTCGTATGGAAAAGAATGCGATTCTTCAATATTCAAGGAGTCAACTATATGGAAGAAACTGAATGATGGTAGTTTAAATATACCAAAACCAAGGCCTCTACATGCAACACTTCAAAATGATATGCCTTATGTTCTCGTGGGCGATGAGGCTTTCCCTCTGTCAACAAATTTGTTAAGACCTTTTGGAGGCACTCATTTAGAccacatgaaaaaaatatttaactatcgTTTAAGTCGGGCAAGAAGGTACGTTGAATGCGCATTCGGTATTTTAGCCAATAAATGGAGAATATTTCATCGGCCACTGGATGTCCACCCAGACACGGCTATCGAAATTGTAAAAGCGTGTACAGTATTACACAATTTTGTAAGAGAAAAGGACGGTCTGAACTTTGAAGATATTCATTATGCGGCAGAAAATCCGATGCAAGAACAAGTACAACTGCAAAACTGTAATCCACGTGGTGGTCCTATTGCAAATGATATACGGTCTGAATTTGCAAACTACTTCGTTTCAACAATAGGCTCGGTGCCTTGGCAACCAGAAGCGCAtggttaa
- the LOC126913002 gene encoding uncharacterized protein LOC126913002, giving the protein MPPTKSELWQYFIKLNSNEVKCKICFKTIKTSGNTSNMNKHLKKHSNALSGKGDEKIQTTINKKLDPLNSPPPSHEPQPSTSTSKAPESNTFLAIPSSSDVKKIPIDVIDDSELTETYAPLPKKRQLSIVQTIERKYSYSNGGKDHLKLCKCLLYFICVDKRPFDIVKGRGFKKMMHQACPSFKIPSVDTLKAQFDALYSTMHLKIENIFDNISHLALTCDIWSEMMTVTSYLGVTAHYLHDDRLVSRCIATVALDQRHTGEYIADKLKEICAGMHISLEKITAVVTARSHLSGVGSVY; this is encoded by the exons ATGCCGCCTACTAAGAGTGAACTTTGGCAGTATTTTATCAAGCTTAACAGCAACGAAGTGAAATGCAAGATTTGTTTCAAAACCATAAAAACGTCAGGGAATACGTCAAACATGAATAAACATCTTAAGAAACACTCTAATGCGTTGag tggaAAAGGAGATGAAAAGATACAAACAACGATTAATAAAAAGCTAGACCCGCTGAATTCACCGCCACCGAGTCATGAACCACAACCATCGACAAGTACATCAAAAGCACCTGAATCGAATACATTTCTAGCTATTCCTTCATCATCTGATGTCAAGAAAATTCCAATCGATGTTATCGATGACAGTGAGCTTACAGAAACATATGCACCGCTTCCAAAAAAAAGACAACTTTCTATTGTACAAACAATAGAACGTAAATATTCTTATTCCAATGGAGGAAAGGATCATTTGAAGCTATGCAAATgcttgctttattttatttgcgttGATAAAAGACCGTTTGACATTGTGAAAGGGCgtggatttaaaaaaatgatgcATCAAGCTTGCCCGTCGTTTAAAATTCCAAGCGTGGATACTCTTAAAGCCCAATTTGATGCTTTATACAGTACCATgcatttgaaaattgaaaacatatttGACAATATTTCGCACTTGGCATTAACCTGTGATATTTGGAGTGAGATGATGACTGTTACCAGTTATTTAGGGGTTACTGCTCATTATTTACATGATGACAGACTTGTATCGCGTTGCATTGCTACTGTTGCACTGGATCAACGGCATACTGGTGAATACATAGCtgacaaattaaaagaaatttgTGCAGGTATGCACATCAGCCTGGAAAAAATAACTGCTGTAGTTACAGCTCGTTCCCACCTGTCGGGTGTCGGATCCGTATATTAA